From a region of the Chitinophaga caseinilytica genome:
- the rho gene encoding transcription termination factor Rho → MMYDILQLNDMLVPELLDIAEKLEIPNAKKLDKQTLIYKILDKQAVIASEDKPGNGDEKKVRKRKPVGTKKDEPAPAPAPQKSAPHPEEEDEKPAAKKSRKAATAKVSKSEDEEEIKAPPAKRKIDIDLDIPSLTFDDDDDIVLPALTEEEEEPAIIPEEEAEDDFVTVAEPVAPIKPQPVANNPQQQQHKYPKKEPVFNIEFDGVILSEGVLEMMPDGYGFLRSSDYNYLSSPDDIYVSPSQIKLFGLKTGDTVRGSVRPPKEGEKYFALLKVETINGKTPEEVRDRVPFDYLTPLFPFEKLHLTTTSNNYSTRIMDLFTPIGKGQRGLIVAQPKVGKTMLLKEVANAIATNHPEIYLMVVLIDERPEEVTDMERSVKAEVIASTFDEPAEKHVKVSAIALQKAKRLVECGHDVVILLDSLTRLARAHNTVAPASGKVLSGGVEANAMQKPKQFFGAARKIENGGSLTILATALIDTGSKMDEVIFEEFKGTGNMELALDRRLANRRVFPAIDVTASSTRRDDLLLEKDVLQKVYILRNHLADMNTEESMNFMLQHMRGTRNNEEFLITMNR, encoded by the coding sequence ATGATGTACGACATCTTACAACTGAACGACATGCTCGTTCCTGAACTACTTGACATCGCCGAGAAGCTGGAAATTCCCAACGCAAAGAAACTGGACAAGCAAACACTCATTTATAAAATACTCGATAAACAAGCCGTGATAGCCTCAGAAGATAAGCCAGGTAACGGAGATGAAAAGAAAGTGAGGAAGAGGAAACCGGTAGGAACGAAAAAAGACGAACCCGCCCCGGCCCCCGCTCCTCAGAAATCCGCTCCCCACCCCGAAGAAGAAGACGAAAAACCCGCCGCCAAGAAAAGCCGAAAAGCCGCCACCGCAAAAGTTTCCAAATCAGAAGACGAAGAAGAGATCAAAGCCCCTCCGGCTAAACGCAAGATCGATATCGACCTCGACATTCCGTCTTTGACGTTCGATGACGACGACGACATCGTGCTGCCCGCGCTTACCGAAGAGGAAGAAGAACCGGCCATCATTCCGGAAGAAGAAGCGGAAGACGACTTCGTGACCGTAGCGGAACCCGTTGCGCCCATCAAGCCGCAACCCGTGGCCAACAATCCGCAACAGCAACAACATAAATACCCGAAAAAAGAACCGGTATTCAATATCGAGTTCGACGGCGTGATCCTCTCCGAAGGCGTCCTGGAAATGATGCCCGACGGTTACGGCTTCCTACGCTCTTCCGATTACAACTACCTCAGTTCCCCCGACGATATTTACGTTTCTCCCAGCCAGATCAAGCTTTTCGGCCTCAAAACGGGCGACACCGTTCGCGGCTCCGTTCGTCCGCCGAAAGAAGGCGAGAAATACTTCGCCCTGCTGAAAGTGGAAACCATCAACGGCAAAACACCCGAAGAAGTGCGCGACCGCGTGCCTTTCGACTACCTGACGCCGCTGTTCCCCTTCGAGAAACTGCATCTCACCACTACGTCCAACAACTACTCCACCCGTATCATGGACCTCTTCACGCCCATCGGTAAAGGCCAGCGCGGTCTTATCGTGGCGCAGCCGAAAGTAGGTAAAACCATGCTGCTGAAAGAAGTTGCCAACGCCATCGCCACCAACCACCCCGAGATCTATCTCATGGTAGTGCTCATCGATGAACGCCCCGAGGAGGTGACCGATATGGAACGCTCCGTGAAAGCGGAAGTGATCGCCTCTACGTTCGACGAGCCCGCCGAAAAACACGTGAAAGTTTCCGCTATCGCCCTGCAGAAAGCGAAACGCCTCGTGGAATGCGGGCACGATGTAGTGATCCTGCTCGATTCGCTCACCCGTCTCGCCCGTGCCCACAATACCGTGGCCCCCGCTTCCGGCAAGGTGCTCTCCGGTGGTGTGGAAGCGAACGCAATGCAGAAACCCAAACAGTTCTTCGGCGCCGCCCGTAAAATCGAAAACGGCGGTTCCCTCACCATCCTGGCTACCGCGCTGATCGACACCGGCTCCAAAATGGACGAGGTGATCTTCGAGGAATTCAAAGGTACCGGTAACATGGAGCTCGCGCTGGACCGCCGCCTGGCCAACCGCCGCGTATTCCCGGCCATCGACGTTACGGCATCGTCTACCCGCCGCGACGATCTCCTGCTGGAAAAAGACGTGCTCCAGAAAGTATACATCCTCCGCAATCACCTGGCAGACATGAACACAGAAGAATCCATGAACTTCATGCTCCAGCACATGCGCGGAACACGTAACAACGAAGAATTCCTGATCACTATGAACAGATAG
- the asnS gene encoding asparagine--tRNA ligase: MSQRVKIRQVLQDERTNYEVTVKGWVRTFRNNQFIALNDGSTNNNLQVVVNEADMDPATFRRITRGAAISVTGQIIPSLGKGQRVELKTASLEILGDCDAEAYPIQPQKQSLEFMREIAHLRFRTNTFGAVFRIRHSLAFAVHQFFHLKGFVYLHTPIITASDAEGAGEMFRVTTLDMKNPPRNEAGEIDYKEDFFGRSTNLTVSGQLEGELGAMAFGDIYTFGPTFRAENSNTARHLAEFWMIEPEMAFYELKDNMDLAEEFIKYVIKFALDNNREDLEFLTQRLADEEKQKPQAERSEMGLIEKLEFVLNNEFERITYTEAIDILRNSKPNKNKKFTYPIDAWGADLQSEHERFLVEKHFKKPVILTDYPAAIKSFYMKQNDDGKTVRAMDILFPGIGEIVGGSQREENYDKLVARMNELNIPVEELYWYLDTRRFGTAPHAGFGLGFERLVLFVTGMTNIRDVIPFPRTPKSAEF; the protein is encoded by the coding sequence ATGAGCCAAAGAGTAAAAATCAGGCAGGTCCTCCAGGACGAAAGGACAAACTATGAAGTAACGGTTAAAGGATGGGTGCGCACCTTCCGCAATAACCAGTTTATAGCACTGAACGATGGCTCAACCAATAATAACCTCCAGGTAGTGGTAAACGAGGCCGACATGGACCCCGCCACCTTCCGGCGCATCACCCGCGGCGCCGCCATCAGCGTCACCGGCCAGATCATCCCCTCCCTCGGCAAAGGCCAGCGCGTGGAACTGAAAACCGCCAGCCTGGAGATCCTGGGCGACTGCGATGCCGAAGCCTATCCCATCCAGCCCCAGAAGCAAAGCCTGGAATTCATGCGCGAAATCGCCCACCTGCGCTTCCGCACCAACACCTTTGGCGCCGTGTTCCGGATCCGCCACTCCCTGGCGTTCGCCGTTCACCAGTTCTTCCACCTCAAGGGTTTCGTGTACCTCCATACGCCCATCATCACCGCGTCTGACGCAGAAGGTGCCGGCGAAATGTTCCGCGTCACCACCCTCGACATGAAGAACCCGCCCCGCAACGAAGCCGGCGAAATCGATTATAAGGAAGACTTCTTCGGCCGCTCCACCAACCTCACCGTTTCCGGTCAGCTGGAAGGCGAGCTCGGTGCCATGGCTTTCGGCGATATCTACACCTTCGGCCCCACTTTCCGGGCAGAAAACTCCAACACCGCCCGCCACCTGGCGGAATTCTGGATGATCGAACCGGAAATGGCTTTCTATGAACTGAAAGACAATATGGACCTCGCCGAAGAGTTCATCAAATACGTCATCAAATTCGCGCTGGACAATAACCGGGAAGACCTCGAATTCCTCACCCAGCGCCTCGCGGACGAAGAAAAACAGAAACCGCAGGCCGAGCGCAGCGAAATGGGGCTGATCGAAAAACTCGAATTCGTGCTCAACAACGAGTTTGAGCGGATCACCTACACCGAGGCCATCGACATCCTCCGCAACAGCAAGCCCAACAAAAACAAGAAGTTCACCTACCCGATCGATGCCTGGGGCGCCGATCTGCAGAGCGAGCACGAACGCTTCCTCGTAGAGAAACACTTCAAGAAACCCGTGATCCTGACCGATTATCCCGCCGCCATCAAATCGTTCTACATGAAACAGAACGACGACGGGAAAACGGTCCGCGCGATGGACATCCTGTTCCCCGGTATCGGCGAAATCGTGGGCGGATCGCAGCGGGAAGAGAACTACGACAAGCTCGTGGCCCGCATGAACGAACTGAACATCCCCGTGGAAGAGCTGTACTGGTACCTGGACACGCGCCGCTTCGGCACCGCGCCCCACGCCGGTTTCGGCCTCGGCTTCGAGCGCCTGGTGCTGTTCGTGACCGGTATGACCAACATCCGCGACGTGATCCCCTTCCCCCGCACGCCCAAAAGCGCGGAATTCTAG
- a CDS encoding alpha/beta hydrolase — protein MKRLLTGFFLALACAAHGQLSNYNSQAYWSRFTLQSHQQQPAGSDTSLVFVTNRFIHPDSLRFVDEFIDTSALKYFFLEKQQGTWKVYPEPTLAEAMDHLPRHRDIVVYAEGMGKIFTSNVERAQLMSGQYGVNVVMFDYASINTTYKPSKNFRFARQNARLSAPQYLQLLRTIRAARESGEPWTEGVSISTFYHSMGNIILEQMMKGQDTGVLAANTTPFVDNLIINAACVPMRRHARWVEKIHFAKNVFVHYNKRDMQLKGAHLLTLKRQLGEKVPQRQRASNAQYVNFLELARWQHSYFMNFPYNDYRLNAAMVAYFNRLFNGKGVTAGELTALQASAPAATASN, from the coding sequence ATGAAACGTCTTCTGACAGGCTTTTTCCTTGCGCTGGCGTGCGCCGCCCATGGACAGCTTTCCAACTACAACAGCCAGGCATACTGGTCTCGGTTCACGCTGCAATCCCACCAGCAGCAGCCCGCCGGCAGCGATACTTCGCTGGTTTTTGTCACCAACCGGTTCATACATCCCGACAGTCTGCGTTTCGTGGACGAATTCATCGACACTTCGGCCCTGAAGTACTTTTTCCTGGAAAAGCAGCAGGGAACGTGGAAAGTGTACCCCGAGCCCACGCTCGCCGAAGCCATGGACCACCTCCCGCGCCACCGCGACATCGTCGTATATGCCGAAGGGATGGGCAAGATCTTCACATCCAATGTGGAACGGGCGCAGCTGATGAGCGGGCAATACGGCGTGAACGTGGTCATGTTCGACTACGCCAGTATCAATACCACATATAAACCATCGAAAAACTTCCGGTTCGCGCGGCAGAACGCGCGGCTTTCCGCGCCGCAATACCTGCAATTGCTGCGTACCATACGGGCCGCCCGGGAAAGCGGGGAACCCTGGACCGAGGGCGTCTCCATTTCCACGTTCTACCACAGTATGGGAAATATCATCCTCGAGCAAATGATGAAGGGGCAAGACACGGGCGTGCTGGCGGCAAACACCACCCCGTTCGTAGACAATCTCATCATCAACGCAGCCTGCGTGCCCATGCGGCGGCATGCGCGCTGGGTGGAAAAGATCCACTTCGCGAAGAACGTTTTCGTGCATTACAATAAGCGCGACATGCAGCTGAAAGGCGCTCACCTGCTCACCCTGAAGCGGCAGCTGGGCGAAAAGGTGCCCCAACGCCAGCGGGCTTCCAATGCACAATACGTCAACTTCCTGGAACTGGCGCGTTGGCAGCATAGTTATTTCATGAATTTCCCCTACAACGATTACCGGCTCAATGCCGCGATGGTCGCTTATTTCAACCGGCTGTTCAATGGCAAGGGAGTAACCGCGGGAGAGCTAACGGCCCTTCAGGCGAGCGCCCCCGCGGCCACGGCCAGCAACTAG
- a CDS encoding biopolymer transporter ExbD, translated as MAEMITSPKKGKGRRSPKRSTRVDMTPMVDLGFLLITFFMLTTTLAEPKALPLIMPADGASTPVAESKSITLLVRSDRTISWYEGTGDDPEKPPQLRHSTFSAQHGIGEVIRSRQRAVAAKWGDPEELIVLIKAENGASYGNVVDALDEMKINRVARYSLADITPQEEKLLQR; from the coding sequence ATGGCAGAAATGATCACCTCCCCGAAAAAAGGCAAAGGCCGCCGCAGCCCGAAACGCTCTACCCGTGTAGATATGACGCCCATGGTAGACCTCGGTTTCCTCCTCATTACGTTTTTCATGCTGACCACCACGCTCGCCGAACCGAAGGCCTTACCGCTGATCATGCCGGCAGACGGAGCTTCCACACCGGTGGCCGAAAGCAAATCCATCACCCTGCTCGTTCGCAGCGACCGCACCATTTCGTGGTACGAAGGCACGGGCGACGATCCCGAAAAGCCGCCACAGCTGCGGCATAGCACGTTTTCCGCGCAGCACGGTATCGGCGAAGTGATCCGCTCGCGGCAGCGCGCCGTGGCCGCGAAATGGGGCGATCCGGAAGAACTGATCGTGTTGATAAAAGCGGAGAACGGCGCCAGTTACGGCAATGTGGTGGATGCGCTCGACGAGATGAAGATCAACCGCGTGGCGCGGTATTCACTGGCCGACATAACACCCCAGGAGGAGAAATTGTTGCAGCGTTAG
- a CDS encoding isopenicillin N synthase family dioxygenase encodes MATVHSIPSVDLAEFRSGDATRKAAFVAALGKAYEEVGFVAVKNHGISDELIKQLYDNVRAFFQLPASTKSKYEIPELAGQRGYTSFGKEHAKGFEAPDLKEFFQFGQSVEDDDPVKESYPNNVMVKEVPEFTPTLYKAYRGFETSGNSLLQAIALYLGLDEHFFDKKIHNGNSILRAIHYPPITQEPSSAIRAEQHEDINLITLLVGASADGLQILDKAGEWVPVTSLPDQIVVNVGDMLQRLTNNRLKSTTHRVVNPPRELWNTSRFSIPFFLHPKSDMDLTCLAQCVDGSHPEAYEPITAGEYLDERLREIGLKK; translated from the coding sequence ATGGCAACCGTTCATTCCATCCCCTCCGTTGACCTGGCGGAATTCCGCTCGGGCGATGCCACCCGGAAAGCAGCGTTCGTGGCAGCCCTGGGCAAGGCGTATGAAGAAGTCGGGTTCGTAGCCGTGAAAAACCATGGTATCTCCGACGAGCTCATCAAGCAGCTGTACGACAATGTCCGCGCTTTCTTCCAGCTGCCGGCCAGCACCAAAAGCAAGTACGAAATCCCGGAACTGGCAGGCCAGCGCGGATATACATCCTTCGGGAAGGAACACGCAAAGGGGTTTGAGGCGCCCGATCTGAAGGAGTTTTTCCAGTTCGGACAGTCGGTGGAAGACGATGACCCCGTGAAGGAAAGCTATCCCAATAACGTGATGGTAAAAGAAGTGCCGGAATTCACGCCCACGTTGTATAAGGCGTACCGCGGGTTCGAAACCTCGGGCAATTCGCTCCTCCAGGCCATTGCGCTGTACCTCGGGCTCGACGAGCATTTCTTCGATAAAAAGATCCACAACGGCAACTCCATCCTCCGCGCCATCCATTACCCGCCCATCACCCAGGAACCTTCCTCGGCCATCCGGGCGGAGCAGCATGAGGATATTAATTTGATCACTTTGCTCGTTGGCGCATCTGCAGACGGATTGCAGATTTTGGACAAGGCGGGGGAATGGGTGCCAGTCACTTCTCTGCCCGACCAGATCGTCGTGAACGTGGGAGACATGCTCCAGCGCCTCACCAACAATCGTTTGAAATCGACCACCCACCGCGTCGTAAACCCGCCGCGCGAGCTGTGGAATACCTCGCGGTTTTCCATCCCGTTTTTCCTGCATCCCAAGTCAGACATGGATCTTACGTGCCTGGCGCAATGTGTGGACGGCAGTCACCCGGAAGCATATGAGCCCATTACGGCCGGCGAGTACCTGGACGAGCGGCTGCGCGAGATCGGCCTGAAAAAATAA